A genome region from Bacteroidota bacterium includes the following:
- a CDS encoding CoA transferase subunit A has protein sequence MQKVVKNAKEAIQDIKDGMTIMLGGFGLCGIPENSIDALVEANLKNLICISNNAGIDNVGLGKLLRKHQIAKMISSYVGENKEFERQLLSGELDVDLVPQGTLAERIRAGGMGIPAFFTPTGYGTEVQEGKETREFDGKMHIMEEWLKADFSLVKAWKGDTHGNLIYRHTANNFNNMMAAAGKITIAEVEELVPAGELDPNQIHTQGIFVQRIFKGVNYSKQIEFMTTSD, from the coding sequence ATGCAAAAAGTTGTAAAAAACGCTAAAGAAGCAATTCAAGATATCAAAGATGGTATGACAATAATGCTTGGAGGTTTCGGACTCTGTGGAATACCTGAGAACTCTATTGATGCTCTTGTTGAAGCAAATTTAAAAAATCTTATATGCATTTCCAATAATGCAGGCATTGATAATGTAGGTTTAGGAAAATTGCTACGAAAACATCAAATCGCAAAAATGATTTCATCCTACGTTGGTGAAAACAAAGAATTTGAAAGACAATTATTAAGTGGAGAGCTTGACGTTGACCTTGTCCCTCAAGGTACACTCGCTGAAAGAATTAGAGCAGGTGGAATGGGAATTCCCGCTTTTTTTACTCCAACAGGATACGGTACCGAAGTTCAAGAAGGTAAAGAAACACGCGAATTTGATGGAAAAATGCACATCATGGAAGAATGGCTTAAAGCTGATTTTTCTCTCGTTAAAGCATGGAAAGGTGATACTCACGGGAATCTAATTTATAGGCATACTGCCAATAATTTTAATAATATGATGGCAGCAGCAGGGAAAATTACAATTGCAGAAGTTGAAGAACTCGTTCCTGCTGGCGAATTAGACCCTAATCAAATTCATACTCAGGGTATTTTTGTACAAAGAATATTCAAAGGTGTTAATTACTCAAAACAAATAGAATTTATGACAACAAGTGATTAA
- a CDS encoding 3-oxoacid CoA-transferase subunit B produces MALDKNGITKRIAQELKDGYYVNLGIGIPTLVANYIPDNINITLHSENGLLGIGPFPTKDNVDADLINAGKQTVTYKKGSSFFDSALSFGMIRGGHVDLTVLGAFEVSDTGNIASWKIPNKLIKGMGGAMDLVASAKNIIVAMMQTDKKGNPKLLKKCTLPLTGVNCVKKIVTNLGVYDVTDEGFVLKERAPGVSIEEIKKATLGKLVIKGNIPEMVI; encoded by the coding sequence ATGGCTTTAGATAAAAACGGAATAACAAAAAGAATAGCTCAGGAGTTGAAAGACGGATATTACGTAAATCTTGGAATTGGCATTCCCACTCTTGTGGCAAATTACATTCCCGATAATATTAATATAACATTACATTCTGAAAACGGATTATTAGGTATTGGACCATTCCCTACAAAAGATAATGTAGATGCGGATTTAATAAATGCAGGAAAACAAACTGTAACATACAAAAAAGGTTCATCATTTTTCGATTCGGCATTAAGTTTTGGAATGATACGTGGCGGACATGTTGACCTTACTGTGCTTGGTGCTTTTGAAGTATCAGACACAGGAAATATTGCCAGTTGGAAAATACCGAATAAACTAATTAAAGGAATGGGTGGTGCAATGGATTTAGTTGCCAGTGCAAAAAATATTATTGTTGCAATGATGCAAACAGATAAAAAAGGTAACCCTAAACTTTTGAAAAAATGTACACTACCACTTACAGGAGTAAATTGTGTTAAAAAAATTGTAACTAATCTTGGTGTTTATGATGTTACTGACGAAGGATTTGTATTAAAAGAAAGAGCACCGGGAGTTTCAATAGAAGAAATTAAAAAAGCAACCTTAGGAAAATTAGTTATTAAAGGAAATATTCCTGAAATGGTAATTTAG